Proteins from one Phyllobacterium zundukense genomic window:
- a CDS encoding AsmA-like C-terminal region-containing protein — MSWYRPRNLLATILMLALVAVGVLAALPYLVSTDLIRARLIQEISNWTGYSVESRQTPQISFFPVFTASLGDITIRNPWQSEGAPFMQAERIEVDLSLLSALLGNIEFTETKIVRPRFVIDEPIKSLSEIGEALAKSDGRIGDVVREARAAVEANPAKPDMSTVSSQPFGRVRLEDATVTFKRPINGAEEQISSISGVFDWPQTSGVASFQGKAIWHGEETEIDSSATRALLLLAGGTSPLQVNLSSTPLTLSFNGSANVSKDQFFEGTLSLTSPSLRRTLEWSRMATIPGAPIGSFAIDASVSGSATRMKLDGLTATLNDNPAKGIIEVVLNQGTPSITGTLAFEALDIHSVFSGFMPLPDGSADSDTVIDSGFLKQLNLDLRVSTQKATIGTIDLSKVAATAQIRNGRAMFDIGEASAFDGSVAASFQLADEGDGATTGELRLNGTDVNSASIASLLGFGDRFQLGKGTMSLVLKGPISRWSTALGNAKGTLSMRFGSGQIRSLDFNGLLSKAKTDRFFSLNEKTDAWLAFDKFEAKANIMDGVAALETAQIQTKSGTLNFAGIVTLIGKSLALTGDFAARVPAPAPAAGAAPDVPKPEPTVNHTRFFIGGSWDNPFISPIISQ; from the coding sequence ATGTCCTGGTACAGGCCAAGGAACCTTCTCGCAACGATCTTGATGTTGGCTCTCGTCGCCGTGGGAGTTCTGGCGGCCCTGCCCTACCTCGTCAGTACGGATCTGATTCGGGCGAGGCTTATCCAGGAAATCAGCAACTGGACCGGCTATAGCGTCGAGTCCCGTCAGACGCCACAGATATCCTTCTTTCCCGTTTTCACCGCTTCGCTAGGCGATATCACCATTCGCAACCCGTGGCAGAGTGAAGGGGCACCCTTCATGCAAGCTGAGAGGATAGAAGTCGACCTGTCGCTTCTTTCCGCGCTACTGGGCAATATCGAATTTACTGAAACCAAAATCGTGCGGCCAAGATTTGTCATCGACGAACCGATCAAAAGCCTTTCCGAGATCGGCGAGGCCCTTGCCAAGAGTGATGGCCGGATCGGCGATGTCGTCCGGGAAGCGCGCGCTGCTGTTGAAGCCAATCCCGCCAAACCGGATATGAGCACCGTATCGTCGCAGCCGTTCGGGCGTGTGCGGCTGGAAGACGCGACGGTCACCTTCAAGCGGCCAATCAACGGCGCCGAAGAACAGATATCGAGCATCAGCGGCGTTTTTGACTGGCCGCAGACCTCGGGCGTTGCGAGTTTCCAGGGCAAAGCCATCTGGCACGGCGAAGAAACGGAAATCGACAGTTCGGCCACGCGGGCGTTGTTGCTTCTGGCTGGCGGCACCAGCCCTCTGCAGGTCAATCTCAGCTCGACACCCTTGACGCTGTCATTCAACGGTTCGGCCAATGTCTCCAAGGATCAGTTCTTCGAAGGAACGCTGTCGCTAACCTCGCCATCCCTGAGACGCACGCTCGAATGGTCGAGAATGGCGACTATTCCGGGCGCGCCGATCGGCAGCTTCGCAATAGATGCATCCGTCTCCGGTTCCGCTACGCGCATGAAACTGGACGGATTGACGGCAACGCTGAACGACAATCCCGCGAAGGGTATCATCGAAGTCGTGCTTAATCAGGGAACACCCAGCATCACCGGCACGCTTGCCTTCGAAGCGCTCGACATTCATTCGGTGTTTTCAGGTTTCATGCCCTTGCCGGATGGTTCCGCGGATTCCGACACGGTTATCGACAGTGGTTTTCTGAAGCAGCTCAATCTTGACCTGCGCGTATCCACACAAAAAGCAACGATCGGGACGATCGATCTCTCGAAGGTCGCCGCGACGGCACAAATCCGCAATGGTCGCGCCATGTTCGACATCGGCGAGGCCTCGGCGTTCGATGGTTCGGTTGCTGCAAGTTTCCAGCTTGCCGATGAGGGGGATGGCGCAACGACCGGCGAATTGCGCCTCAACGGCACAGATGTGAACAGTGCTTCGATCGCCTCCTTGCTTGGATTTGGCGATCGCTTCCAACTTGGCAAGGGAACGATGTCCCTTGTCTTGAAGGGTCCGATATCGCGTTGGTCAACAGCACTCGGCAATGCCAAGGGAACGCTGTCCATGCGCTTCGGCAGTGGGCAGATCCGTAGCCTGGACTTCAACGGCCTCCTGAGCAAGGCCAAGACGGACCGCTTCTTCAGCCTCAACGAGAAGACAGATGCCTGGCTGGCCTTCGACAAGTTCGAGGCCAAGGCGAATATCATGGATGGAGTGGCGGCTCTGGAGACGGCGCAAATCCAGACCAAGTCGGGCACTCTGAATTTTGCCGGTATCGTGACGCTGATCGGTAAAAGTCTGGCGCTCACAGGTGACTTCGCGGCCCGCGTTCCCGCTCCGGCACCGGCAGCAGGCGCTGCGCCGGACGTACCCAAGCCGGAGCCGACGGTCAATCACACGCGCTTTTTCATAGGCGGTTCCTGGGACAATCCGTTTATCTCACCAATCATTTCCCAGTAG
- a CDS encoding ABC transporter permease — MNTTWSRFNIASLVFGFAFLYLPIVLLVVFSFNESRLVTVWAGFSTKWYVSLFHNQSFIDAAWVTIRVGLVSATVATILGTLGALAMTRYTRFRGRLLFSAMIYAPLVMPEVITGLSMLLLFVAIGFDRGLWTMTLAHITFSMCFVAVVVQSRLVTFDRSLEEAAMDLGATPVTTFFKVTLPVILPAVVSGWMLAFTLSLDDLVISSFTSGPGATTLPMRIYSQVRLGVTPEINAACTILIAIVAVGVIIASIANKRREVQKARDEQAAARN; from the coding sequence ATGAACACCACCTGGTCCCGCTTCAACATTGCCTCCCTGGTTTTCGGTTTCGCCTTCCTTTATCTGCCGATCGTCCTTCTGGTCGTCTTTTCGTTCAACGAATCCCGGCTCGTCACCGTGTGGGCGGGGTTTTCGACAAAATGGTACGTCTCTCTCTTCCACAACCAGAGCTTTATCGATGCGGCTTGGGTAACCATCCGCGTCGGTCTCGTGTCGGCGACTGTCGCCACAATTCTCGGAACACTCGGTGCCTTGGCCATGACCCGCTATACGCGCTTTCGCGGGCGCTTGTTATTCTCGGCAATGATCTACGCACCGCTGGTCATGCCGGAAGTCATTACGGGCCTGTCGATGTTGCTGCTGTTCGTTGCCATCGGCTTCGACCGCGGCCTGTGGACCATGACCCTCGCACATATCACCTTCTCCATGTGCTTTGTCGCCGTGGTCGTGCAGTCGCGATTGGTGACATTTGACCGCTCGCTGGAAGAAGCGGCGATGGATCTGGGCGCAACCCCGGTAACGACGTTCTTCAAGGTAACGCTGCCGGTGATCCTGCCGGCGGTGGTCTCTGGTTGGATGCTTGCCTTCACCCTTTCGCTGGACGATCTGGTCATTTCCAGCTTCACCTCGGGGCCAGGTGCGACGACCCTCCCGATGCGTATCTACTCACAGGTCCGGCTTGGCGTGACACCGGAAATCAACGCCGCCTGTACCATCCTGATTGCCATCGTCGCAGTCGGAGTGATCATTGCATCGATCGCCAACAAGCGCCGTGAGGTCCAGAAGGCACGCGACGAACAGGCCGCTGCACGGAACTGA
- a CDS encoding ABC transporter permease subunit: protein MQKLISSVVGRLVIAVPYLWLLIFFLIPFVIVFKISLSEVAMAIPPYTPAFNLSAGWQGLRESFAQLSWDNYIWLVEDPLYYKAYLSSLLIAAVSTVLTLIIGYPIAYGMARAPATIRPTLLMLVILPFWTSFLIRVYAWIGILKPEGLLNQFLMWAHVIDTPLNILNTNTAVFIGIVYSYLPFLVLPIYSALEKMDYSLVEAAEDLGCPPILAFWKITFRLSMPGVIAGCFLVFIPAVGEFVIPDLLGGSQTLMIGKTLWNEFFSNRDWPVSSAVAVILLLLLVVPIVLFQRAEARAQESEK from the coding sequence ATGCAGAAATTGATATCGTCCGTTGTAGGCCGGCTCGTCATAGCCGTTCCTTATCTGTGGCTGCTGATCTTCTTTCTCATTCCCTTCGTCATCGTATTCAAGATTTCCCTGTCTGAAGTCGCCATGGCAATTCCGCCCTATACGCCTGCGTTCAATCTCTCGGCGGGTTGGCAAGGGCTCAGGGAGAGCTTCGCCCAGCTCTCGTGGGACAATTATATTTGGCTCGTGGAGGATCCGCTTTATTACAAAGCCTATCTTTCCAGTTTGCTCATCGCCGCGGTTTCGACCGTTCTGACGCTTATCATCGGCTATCCCATTGCATACGGCATGGCGCGCGCGCCCGCGACGATACGGCCGACGCTGTTGATGCTGGTAATCCTGCCGTTCTGGACCAGCTTCCTGATCCGCGTCTATGCATGGATAGGCATCTTAAAGCCTGAAGGTCTGCTCAACCAGTTCCTGATGTGGGCGCATGTGATCGACACGCCGCTCAATATTCTCAATACCAATACGGCGGTCTTTATAGGCATCGTCTATTCCTATCTGCCATTTCTGGTTCTGCCGATTTATTCGGCGCTGGAAAAGATGGACTACTCGCTGGTCGAAGCAGCCGAGGATCTTGGCTGTCCACCCATACTCGCCTTCTGGAAAATCACCTTTCGCCTGTCGATGCCGGGCGTCATAGCCGGGTGTTTCCTGGTTTTCATTCCTGCGGTCGGTGAATTCGTCATTCCTGATCTCCTCGGCGGATCGCAGACCCTGATGATTGGCAAGACGCTGTGGAACGAGTTCTTCTCCAACCGCGATTGGCCGGTTTCCTCCGCCGTCGCTGTTATCCTTCTGCTGTTGCTGGTCGTGCCGATCGTTCTGTTCCAGCGTGCGGAAGCGCGGGCGCAGGAAAGCGAGAAATAA
- a CDS encoding ABC transporter ATP-binding protein: protein MKSLGSFRRTFAPWNDPQAKPFIAIENVTKKFGDFAAVNDLSLNIYNREFFALLGASGCGKSTLLRMLAGFEEPTAGRILIDGQDMRGIPPYKRPVNMMFQSYALFPHMTVEGNIAFGLKQEGMAKGDIEARVAEMLKLVKLEQFAKRKPHQLSGGQRQRVALARCVAKRPKVLLLDEPLGALDKKLREETQFELMDLQMKLGLTFVVVTHDQEEAMTMADRIAVMDKGKVMQVATPAEVYEAPNSKFVADFIGNVNMFEGTAAAVANGKIDIAVAPENLTIRTDAASRSCAVGQPVGFAIRPEKIRVSRKQPADPSINSAHGELYDIAYFGDMTVFHVKLESGRIIKAASLNAVRTVEDPLGYDDTVWVNFDTDAGIVLTA, encoded by the coding sequence ATGAAATCATTGGGAAGCTTTCGCCGCACATTCGCACCTTGGAATGACCCGCAGGCGAAACCCTTTATCGCGATCGAAAATGTCACCAAGAAATTCGGTGATTTCGCGGCCGTCAATGATTTGTCTCTGAATATCTACAACCGCGAGTTCTTTGCGCTGCTGGGTGCTTCGGGCTGCGGCAAGTCGACTCTTCTGCGCATGCTTGCCGGCTTCGAGGAACCGACCGCCGGCCGCATTCTCATCGACGGTCAGGACATGCGCGGCATTCCGCCCTACAAGCGCCCGGTCAACATGATGTTCCAGTCCTATGCCCTGTTTCCGCACATGACGGTCGAAGGCAATATCGCTTTTGGCCTGAAGCAGGAGGGCATGGCCAAGGGCGATATCGAGGCGCGTGTCGCCGAAATGCTCAAGCTTGTGAAGCTCGAGCAGTTCGCCAAGCGCAAGCCGCACCAGCTCTCCGGCGGTCAGCGCCAGCGCGTGGCGCTTGCGCGTTGCGTTGCAAAGCGTCCGAAGGTCTTGCTGCTCGACGAGCCGCTCGGTGCGCTCGACAAGAAACTGCGCGAGGAAACCCAGTTTGAACTCATGGACCTGCAGATGAAGCTCGGCCTGACATTCGTGGTGGTCACCCACGATCAGGAAGAGGCAATGACCATGGCCGATCGTATCGCTGTCATGGACAAGGGCAAAGTCATGCAGGTGGCAACGCCGGCGGAAGTCTATGAAGCCCCGAACTCGAAGTTCGTCGCCGATTTCATCGGCAATGTGAACATGTTCGAAGGCACCGCCGCCGCAGTCGCCAATGGCAAGATCGATATCGCCGTTGCTCCTGAAAACCTGACGATCCGCACCGATGCCGCCTCGAGAAGCTGCGCTGTCGGCCAGCCGGTCGGCTTTGCCATAAGGCCGGAGAAAATCCGGGTCAGCCGCAAGCAGCCCGCCGATCCGTCCATCAACTCTGCGCATGGGGAGCTTTATGACATCGCCTACTTCGGTGACATGACAGTCTTCCATGTGAAGCTTGAAAGCGGCCGGATCATCAAGGCTGCGAGCCTCAACGCGGTGCGCACGGTCGAGGACCCGCTCGGTTATGACGATACGGTCTGGGTCAACTTCGATACCGACGCCGGTATCGTGTTGACCGCGTGA